Genomic segment of Myxococcus stipitatus:
CTGTGGGACGGCATCCTGTGGATTCTGAGGACCGGCGCGCAGTGGAGCGAGCTGCCGCAGGGGAAGTATCCGCCCTACAAGACGGTCCATCGCTGGTTCCAGGGCTGGGTGAAGGACGGCACCTTCCACGCCGTCCTTCGCGCACTGGCCCTGGACCTCAAGGAGCGCGGAGGATTCGACTTGGAGGAGGGCTTCGTTGACGCGTTCTTCGTGACCGTCCGGCGAGCGACGTGGCGCGAGGCATTGCAGGGGTAGAGGTGGTGGTGGACCCTGGCCGGAATGTCGAAGCTGGTTGAGAGTGAAGAGTGGTTCCAGGTCGCCGAGGCGTTTGAAGCGAGCGGCCTGACGCAAAAGGAGTTCTCCGCGCAGCGCGGGTTGAGGCTTAGCACGCTGCAGTCGTGGGTTTACCGGCGCCGACGTCAGCGGAGCAGGAAGGCCCCCGCTGTGAGACTGTTGCCGGTGGAGGTGGCGAGCACGACGCAAGCGAGCGCGGCGATGCTCGAGATAGTGCTGCCCGGCGGAGCGCGAGTGAGGTTCGCCCCAGGCACCGACGTCGGGTACGTGGCCCGGCTCCTCACGGCGCTGGGCAGGTGAGCGCGTGTTCACCCTGCCTGCGTCCGTGCGCGTGGTGTTGGCCACGGAGCCAGTGGACATGCGCAAGTCGATTGATGGGTTGATGGCCCTGGTGCAGTCGGGGTGGGGAGAGGACGTGTACTCCGGGCACCTCTTCGCCTTCGTCTCGCGCAGAGGGGACCGCATCAAGGTGTTGGCGTGGAGTCGTGGCGGATTCGTGCTGCTGTACAAAAGACTGGAGACGGGGCGCTTCCGGTTGCCCAAGGTGGAGACCGAGGCGCGGACGGTGGCGCTGGACGCGACGCAGTTGGCGATGTTGCTGGACGGCATCGACGTGGCCGAAGTCCGACGCCCGTCTGCCTGGGCACCTCCCGGCCGCCCGGCCTCCTGACGGCCCGGCGCGGGCGCGGGGAGCGGCAGCGCGGTATGGGCTGGAGGTGCCTCGAGAGCTGCCGCAAGACCACTTCTGCCCCTGGCGCGAGGAAGCCGAGGAGCTGCGTGAGCGGATGACTTCGCTGGAGGCGAAGATGGCGGCGTTGGAGCGCCGCGTCTTCGGCAAGAGGACGGAGAAGCTGCCGCCCGTGGCCCAGGAGCTGAAGGCCCGCCAAGACTCCCCAGAGGAAGAGCGGGCCCGGGCGGCAGCGGCCCTCCGGACGCGACGCGCACGAGCGGCCCGCAAGGCCGACGCCGCGGTGGAGCGTGAAGTCAGGCACGAAGTCCCCGCCGAAGACAGGCACTGCCCGGCCTGCGGCAGCGAGGAACTCAATCCCCTGGGGGAGGGGCGCCGGACGGTGGTGTACGAGCACGTGCCGGCCTTCTTCGAGAAGCAGGTGCACGTGCAAGAAGTGCTGGCGTGCACCTGCGGCCGAGGTGTCGTCACCGCGCCCGCGCCACCCAAGGTGGTGGACAAGGGCGAGTACGGCCCGGGTCTCCTGGCACACGTCGTCGTCTCCAAGTGCGCGGACGCCATGCCGCTGCACCGCCTGGCACAGCGGATGGAGCGGGG
This window contains:
- the tnpA gene encoding IS66 family insertion sequence element accessory protein TnpA, with the protein product MSKLVESEEWFQVAEAFEASGLTQKEFSAQRGLRLSTLQSWVYRRRRQRSRKAPAVRLLPVEVASTTQASAAMLEIVLPGGARVRFAPGTDVGYVARLLTALGR
- the tnpB gene encoding IS66 family insertion sequence element accessory protein TnpB (TnpB, as the term is used for proteins encoded by IS66 family insertion elements, is considered an accessory protein, since TnpC, encoded by a neighboring gene, is a DDE family transposase.); translated protein: MFTLPASVRVVLATEPVDMRKSIDGLMALVQSGWGEDVYSGHLFAFVSRRGDRIKVLAWSRGGFVLLYKRLETGRFRLPKVETEARTVALDATQLAMLLDGIDVAEVRRPSAWAPPGRPAS
- a CDS encoding transposase, with protein sequence MDLTNEQWSLIEPLLPARKLRREDRPGRTPTPSRALWDGILWILRTGAQWSELPQGKYPPYKTVHRWFQGWVKDGTFHAVLRALALDLKERGGFDLEEGFVDAFFVTVRRATWREALQG
- the tnpC gene encoding IS66 family transposase, which produces MPRELPQDHFCPWREEAEELRERMTSLEAKMAALERRVFGKRTEKLPPVAQELKARQDSPEEERARAAAALRTRRARAARKADAAVEREVRHEVPAEDRHCPACGSEELNPLGEGRRTVVYEHVPAFFEKQVHVQEVLACTCGRGVVTAPAPPKVVDKGEYGPGLLAHVVVSKCADAMPLHRLAQRMERGGVPMSRSTLTDLFHQSASAVRPLSSYLLQRIASAEVVWADETPLRVLDVKKTRRGYLWTFLTQTPQGEWLIGYRFSLGRAGKTPKDVLGGTTGALVVDGYTGYNAVTLPVGVIRFGGQVDYAAALSNSAGAA